The following coding sequences are from one Carcharodon carcharias isolate sCarCar2 chromosome 11, sCarCar2.pri, whole genome shotgun sequence window:
- the LOC121283781 gene encoding alpha-(1,3)-fucosyltransferase 4-like produces MHRRLCRRLSLAIFAGILLTFYRSVQELPRVSLPHASHKRAGVRGKAPAVTVLIWWYPFGKKTEIKDCDTLYNIKGCRLTTNRQLYPISQAVVVHHRDLGGNVSQLPAERRPAFQRWVWMNFESPTHSSGLEELNGVFNWTMSYKRGSDIFIPYGYLYPKKREGRKVVLPIKSKLVAWVISNWNEDHARVKYYHRLSKHVVIDVYGRYHQELQNNSIVLTISPYKFYLAFENSQHVDYITEKLWRNALMSNTVPIVLGPSRANYEQYIPADSFIHVNDFSTPKKLAEHLMFLDENARSYRKFFDWKRRYNVHLAKFWEEHYCKVCKAVKSARADYKIISNLANWFQ; encoded by the coding sequence ATGCATAGACGTTTGTGCCGGCGGCTTTCTCTCGCTATCTTCGCGGGTATCCTGCTAACCTTTTACCGATCCGTACAGGAGCTTCCCCGGGTCAGCCTCCCACACGCTTCACACAAAAGGGCCGGAGTCAGGGGAAAAGCTCCGGCGGTGACTGTGCTCATCTGGTGGTATCCGTTCGGCAAGAAAACCGAGATCAAAGACTGTGATACTCTTTACAATATCAAGGGCTGCCGGTTGACAACAAACCGGCAATTGTATCCCATTTCGCAGGCTGTCGTCGTACATCACCGTGACTTGGGAGGAAATGTGAGCCAGCTTCCTGCAGAACGGAGACCCGCTTTCCAAAGGTGGGTGTGGATGAATTTCGAGTCTCCCACTCACTCTTCAGGTCTAGAGGAACTTAATGGCGTTTTTAACTGGACTATGTCTTACAAACGGGGGTCTGACATCTTCATCCCTTATGGGTACCTCTACCCCAAAAAAAGAGAAGGAAGGAAGGTGGTGCTACCCATCAAATCTAAATTGGTAGCTTGGGTCATCAGCAACTGGAATGAGGATCATGCACGGGTTAAATATTACCACCGACTCAGTAAACATGTGGTCATCGACGTGTATGGGAGGTACCATCAGGAGCTGCAGAATAATAGCATTGTTCTGACCATATCGCCTTATAAGTTTTATCTGGCTTTCGAAAATTCGCAACACGTGGACTATATAACTGAAAAACTCTGGAGAAATGCCCTTATGTCCAACACTGTGCCCATAGTCCTAGGACCTAGTAGGGCCAATTATGAACAGTACATCCCAGCCGATTCTTTTATCCATGTAAATGATTTCTCGACTCCCAAAAAGCTGGCTGAACACTTGATGTTTTTGGATGAAAACGCAAGGAGTTATCGGAAATTTTTCGATTGGAAAAGAAGATACAATGTGCATCTGGCAAAGTTTTGGGAGGAGCACTACTGCAAAGTATGCAAGGCTGTCAAAAGTGCTCGGGCTGACTACAAGATCATCTCAAATCTGGCCAATTGGTTCCAGTGA